A single region of the Fodinicurvata sp. EGI_FJ10296 genome encodes:
- the glpX gene encoding class II fructose-bisphosphatase — protein MDRNLALEVVRVTEAAALSASLLMGRGDEKKADQAAVDAMRQALNSLTVEGEVVIGEGERDEAPMLFIGEKVGAGGGPAIDIALDPLEGTTITAKGGPNALAVVAMANKGGFLKAPDVYMEKIAIGPGLPEDLVDLDSEPAQNLKSLALAKQCEISDLVVCILDRPRHEELIAKVREAGARIMLISDGDVSAIIATTDPLTGVDIYMGSGGAPEGVLAAAALRCVGGQMQGRLIFRNDDERERAHRHGVKDLNRLYNLRDMASGDVMFAATGVTDGAMLKGVRRFKSGAMTHSIVMRSKSGTVRYIEARHNFTRKTGFLPQDT, from the coding sequence ATGGATCGCAACCTCGCGCTTGAGGTCGTTCGCGTCACCGAGGCGGCGGCGTTGTCCGCATCGCTTCTGATGGGACGGGGTGATGAGAAGAAGGCCGATCAGGCGGCCGTCGATGCGATGCGCCAGGCGCTCAACAGTCTGACCGTTGAAGGCGAAGTCGTTATCGGCGAAGGCGAGCGCGACGAGGCGCCGATGCTGTTCATCGGCGAAAAGGTCGGCGCCGGCGGTGGTCCGGCGATCGACATCGCTCTCGACCCGCTTGAGGGGACGACGATCACTGCCAAGGGTGGACCCAATGCGCTGGCCGTGGTGGCGATGGCGAACAAGGGCGGGTTCCTGAAGGCGCCGGATGTTTATATGGAAAAGATCGCCATTGGTCCGGGTCTCCCCGAGGATCTTGTCGATCTGGATTCCGAGCCGGCCCAGAACCTGAAATCGCTGGCGCTGGCGAAGCAGTGCGAAATTTCCGATCTGGTCGTTTGTATTCTGGATCGTCCCCGCCATGAGGAACTGATTGCCAAGGTCCGGGAAGCCGGCGCGCGAATCATGCTGATTTCCGATGGCGATGTGTCGGCGATCATCGCGACCACCGACCCTCTGACCGGGGTGGACATTTATATGGGGTCCGGTGGGGCGCCGGAAGGTGTTCTGGCCGCCGCTGCGCTGCGCTGCGTCGGCGGGCAGATGCAGGGACGGCTGATCTTCCGCAACGACGATGAGCGTGAGCGCGCGCATCGTCATGGCGTGAAGGATTTGAACCGGCTGTATAACCTTCGCGACATGGCCTCAGGCGATGTCATGTTCGCCGCTACCGGCGTCACCGATGGCGCCATGCTCAAGGGCGTTCGCCGCTTCAAAAGCGGTGCGATGACGCATTCGATCGTGATGCGGTCGAAATCCGGCACTGTTCGCTATATCGAGGCGCGCCATAACTTTACGCGCAAGACCGGGTTTCTTCCCCAGGATACGTGA
- a CDS encoding homoserine dehydrogenase has translation MEPLNIGIAGLGTVGAATVMVLHEHADLLSSRCGRPIRVAAVSARNRDRDRGVKLSEIRWYDDPVDLARDPAVDVVVELIGGSDGPAREVVEAAISAGKHVVTANKAMMALHGSALARRADAAGVTLAYEAAVAGGIPAIKGIREGLAANVFSSVVGILNGTSNFILSEMRETGRDFGDVLAEAQQLGYAEADPTFDVEGIDAAHKLALLAAIAFNVDVDFDSLHIEGIRQVSALDIAYADELGFRIKLLAIARRGDGGLELRVAPCMVPQERPIAKVEGVFNAVQATGDHVGQVMMVGQGAGGGPTASAVVADIVDIARGLRVPAFGFPADALEPATVLPISARRGEYYVRLMVVDRPGVIADITAIMRDQSVSVESFLQRGRSPGDAVPLIIVTHDTTEAAMSRVLAAVGDLDHVVESPKMIRIERMVV, from the coding sequence ATTGAACCACTGAATATCGGCATTGCCGGCCTCGGCACCGTCGGAGCGGCGACGGTCATGGTACTGCACGAGCATGCGGATCTACTGTCTTCCCGATGCGGCCGTCCCATCCGGGTCGCCGCCGTCAGCGCGCGCAATCGCGATCGGGACCGGGGCGTCAAATTGAGCGAAATCCGCTGGTACGATGACCCGGTTGACCTGGCCCGAGATCCGGCGGTGGATGTGGTGGTCGAACTTATTGGCGGATCCGACGGTCCCGCCCGCGAGGTCGTCGAGGCGGCGATCAGCGCAGGCAAGCATGTCGTCACAGCCAACAAGGCCATGATGGCACTGCACGGTTCGGCGCTTGCCCGCAGAGCCGACGCCGCCGGTGTCACCCTGGCTTATGAAGCGGCGGTTGCCGGCGGCATACCGGCAATCAAGGGGATTCGTGAAGGTCTCGCCGCGAACGTGTTTTCCAGCGTTGTCGGCATTCTGAACGGCACTTCCAACTTCATCCTGTCGGAGATGCGCGAGACAGGCCGCGATTTCGGCGACGTTCTGGCCGAAGCGCAGCAGCTTGGCTATGCCGAAGCCGACCCGACCTTCGACGTCGAGGGGATAGATGCCGCCCATAAACTGGCGCTGCTGGCCGCGATTGCCTTCAACGTGGATGTCGACTTCGATTCACTGCATATCGAGGGAATCAGGCAGGTTTCCGCACTGGATATTGCCTATGCCGATGAACTGGGCTTCCGGATCAAGTTGCTGGCGATCGCCCGCCGCGGCGACGGCGGACTGGAACTCCGGGTCGCGCCCTGCATGGTGCCGCAGGAACGCCCGATCGCGAAGGTCGAAGGTGTGTTCAATGCGGTTCAGGCCACGGGTGATCATGTCGGCCAGGTAATGATGGTAGGGCAAGGCGCCGGTGGCGGTCCGACGGCGTCGGCCGTCGTCGCGGATATTGTCGATATCGCACGGGGACTTCGGGTGCCGGCGTTCGGGTTCCCGGCCGATGCGCTGGAGCCGGCAACGGTGCTGCCGATAAGCGCGCGTCGGGGTGAATACTATGTACGGTTGATGGTGGTCGACAGGCCGGGCGTGATTGCCGACATAACGGCCATCATGCGGGATCAATCGGTGTCGGTCGAAAGTTTCCTTCAGCGGGGACGATCGCCCGGCGACGCGGTGCCATTGATCATCGTGACCCACGACACGACCGAAGCGGCGATGAGCCGGGTTCTTGCGGCCGTTGGTGATTTGGATCATGTCGTCGAATCCCCGAAGATGATACGCATCGAACGTATGGTGGTATGA
- a CDS encoding LL-diaminopimelate aminotransferase — MDQEFHRIKRLPPYVFAEVNAMKAAARSAGRDIIDLGMGNPDQPTPTHIVDKLAEAVRDGKAHRYSNSRGIPGLRRAQAAYYQRRFGVSLDPESEIIVTLGSKEGLANLAQAITTPGDIVLAPNPSYPIHMFGFIIAGAAIRSLVMAPGQPLLDSLERAVRHSVPKPTALVLNYPSNPTAETVDLDFYRPLVSFCRENGIYILSDLAYAEIYFGDSVPPSILQIPEARDIAVEFTSMSKTYSMPGWRIGFAAGNPRLIAALARVKSYLDYGAFTPIQVAAAAALNGPQDCVEAARNLYRERRDVLVEGLHGAGWAVPRPEASMFVWAPIPEPYAAMGSLAFSKLLLENADVAVAPGVGFGEYGDGHVRIALVENKNRIRQAVRSIKKFLSVPPHPFVAQDVK, encoded by the coding sequence ATCGATCAGGAGTTTCACCGAATAAAGCGCCTTCCCCCGTACGTCTTCGCCGAGGTCAACGCCATGAAGGCGGCGGCGCGGTCGGCCGGCCGCGACATCATCGATCTCGGCATGGGCAATCCCGACCAGCCGACGCCGACGCACATTGTCGACAAGCTGGCCGAAGCCGTTCGCGATGGAAAAGCGCATCGCTATTCCAATTCCCGTGGCATTCCGGGCCTGAGGCGAGCGCAGGCAGCCTATTACCAACGGCGATTCGGCGTTTCGCTGGACCCGGAGAGCGAGATCATCGTCACACTCGGCTCGAAAGAGGGACTGGCCAATCTGGCGCAGGCCATCACGACACCCGGTGATATCGTTCTGGCGCCCAATCCCAGCTATCCGATCCATATGTTCGGCTTCATCATTGCCGGGGCGGCGATCAGAAGTCTGGTCATGGCGCCGGGTCAGCCGCTGCTGGACAGCCTGGAGCGGGCGGTGCGCCACAGTGTCCCGAAACCGACCGCGCTGGTGCTCAATTACCCGTCAAATCCGACCGCTGAAACCGTGGACCTGGATTTTTACCGGCCACTGGTGAGCTTCTGCCGAGAGAACGGCATCTACATTCTTTCCGATCTGGCCTATGCCGAGATCTATTTCGGCGACAGCGTACCGCCGTCGATCCTGCAGATTCCCGAAGCGCGGGATATCGCTGTCGAGTTTACCTCGATGTCGAAGACCTATTCGATGCCGGGGTGGCGCATCGGCTTTGCCGCCGGCAATCCGCGCCTGATCGCGGCGCTGGCGCGGGTTAAATCCTACCTCGATTATGGCGCCTTCACCCCGATTCAGGTCGCGGCGGCCGCGGCACTGAACGGCCCCCAGGATTGCGTGGAAGCGGCGCGAAACCTCTATCGCGAGCGGCGGGATGTTCTGGTCGAAGGCCTGCATGGCGCCGGCTGGGCCGTGCCGCGACCTGAGGCCAGCATGTTCGTCTGGGCCCCTATTCCCGAGCCGTACGCGGCCATGGGCAGTCTGGCGTTTTCCAAGCTCCTGCTGGAAAACGCCGATGTCGCCGTCGCACCCGGAGTTGGGTTCGGCGAATATGGCGACGGCCATGTCCGAATCGCGCTCGTGGAGAACAAGAACCGCATCCGCCAGGCTGTGCGCAGCATCAAGAAGTTCCTGAGCGTGCCGCCGCATCCATTCGTGGCCCAAGACGTCAAATAA
- the phaC gene encoding class I poly(R)-hydroxyalkanoic acid synthase has translation MGKSMNDIAERSQKLVADFLKRQMDAGLTPPSFDPLNVGNAFFQMTARMMSDPAQLAQAQMQLWQNYVSLWQQTTERMMGRTFEPVAEPEKGDRRFKDDAWNEDLVFDYIKQSYLLTARWMQSTVNDVEGLDPKTARKVDFYTRQFADALAPSNFVMTNPEVLRTTMESGGENLVNGLNNLLEDLDRGNGKLAIRMTDYDAFEIGRNIAVTPGKVVYQNKLMQLIQYTPTTEKVARRPLMIIPPWINKFYILDLREKNSFIKWAVDQGHTVFVLSWVNPDETLSEANFEDYMTHGPLAALDAIEQATGESDVNAIGYCLGGTLLACTLAVMKAREDDRIASATYFTTMIDFTDAGELSVFVDEEQLAALETEMSQKGYLEGSSMATTFNMLRSNDLIWSFVVNNYLLGKEPFPFDLLYWNSDSTRMPAAMHIYYLRKMYQENKLVEPGGLTLLDTPIDLSTVDQPTFILSTKEDHIAPWKSTYAATNIYGGPVKFCLSASGHIAGVVNPPAAGKYCYWTNSRKNKDPDAWLKNATQHDGSWWPEWQSWIAKYTGGEVAARQPGDGKLPAIEDAPGSYVKVTSN, from the coding sequence ATGGGAAAGTCCATGAACGATATCGCCGAACGAAGCCAGAAACTGGTCGCGGATTTCCTCAAGCGTCAGATGGACGCCGGGCTGACGCCGCCATCGTTCGATCCGCTCAATGTCGGCAACGCATTCTTCCAGATGACGGCGCGCATGATGTCGGACCCGGCTCAGTTGGCGCAGGCGCAGATGCAGCTTTGGCAGAACTATGTCTCGCTGTGGCAGCAGACGACGGAACGCATGATGGGGCGCACGTTCGAGCCGGTGGCCGAACCGGAGAAAGGCGACCGCCGATTCAAGGACGACGCCTGGAACGAGGATCTGGTCTTCGACTACATCAAACAGTCCTACCTGCTGACGGCGCGGTGGATGCAGTCGACAGTCAACGATGTCGAAGGGCTGGACCCGAAGACCGCGCGCAAGGTCGACTTTTATACCCGCCAGTTCGCCGACGCGCTGGCGCCGTCCAACTTCGTGATGACCAATCCCGAGGTTCTGCGCACCACGATGGAAAGCGGTGGCGAGAATCTGGTCAACGGCCTGAACAACCTGCTGGAGGACCTCGATCGCGGGAATGGCAAACTGGCGATCAGGATGACCGATTACGACGCGTTCGAAATCGGCCGGAACATCGCGGTCACACCCGGGAAGGTCGTCTACCAGAACAAGCTGATGCAGCTTATCCAGTACACGCCGACCACGGAAAAAGTCGCGCGCCGGCCGCTCATGATCATTCCGCCCTGGATCAACAAGTTCTACATTCTGGACCTTCGCGAAAAGAACAGCTTCATCAAATGGGCTGTCGATCAGGGGCACACCGTCTTCGTGCTGTCATGGGTCAACCCTGACGAGACGCTTTCCGAGGCAAATTTCGAAGACTACATGACCCATGGGCCTCTGGCCGCCCTCGACGCCATCGAGCAGGCGACCGGGGAATCCGACGTCAACGCGATCGGCTATTGCCTCGGCGGCACATTGCTCGCCTGCACCCTGGCGGTCATGAAAGCCCGGGAGGACGATCGGATTGCGTCCGCCACCTATTTCACGACCATGATCGATTTCACCGACGCTGGCGAGTTGTCGGTCTTCGTCGATGAAGAGCAACTGGCCGCACTTGAGACCGAAATGTCCCAGAAGGGCTATCTCGAGGGGAGCAGCATGGCGACGACGTTCAACATGCTCCGTTCCAATGATCTGATCTGGTCGTTTGTCGTCAACAACTACCTTCTTGGCAAGGAACCCTTCCCCTTCGATCTGCTCTACTGGAACAGTGACTCCACCCGCATGCCGGCGGCGATGCATATATACTACCTGCGCAAGATGTATCAGGAGAACAAGCTGGTCGAACCCGGTGGGCTGACCCTGCTGGATACGCCGATAGACCTTTCGACCGTCGATCAACCGACATTCATTCTGTCGACGAAGGAAGATCATATCGCGCCGTGGAAATCGACTTATGCTGCAACCAACATTTATGGTGGACCGGTCAAGTTCTGCCTCTCGGCTTCGGGGCATATCGCCGGCGTCGTCAACCCGCCTGCAGCCGGCAAATACTGCTATTGGACGAACAGCCGCAAGAACAAGGATCCTGACGCCTGGCTGAAAAATGCCACGCAACACGATGGCTCGTGGTGGCCGGAGTGGCAAAGCTGGATCGCGAAATATACCGGCGGCGAGGTCGCGGCCCGTCAGCCCGGCGACGGGAAATTGCCAGCGATCGAGGACGCGCCGGGTTCGTATGTTAAAGTGACTTCCAACTAG
- a CDS encoding gamma carbonic anhydrase family protein yields the protein MNARLIGFRDCRPLVHETVFVADTARIIGDVEIGADTGVWFGCVIRGDVNHIRIGARTNIQDGTTIHVTGGGHPTIIGDDITIGHMALLHACTLEHGSFVGMKACVMDGAVVETGAMVAAGALVTNGKRIPAGQLWGGSPARYMRDLTDKERDYIPVSARKYADLAATYRISS from the coding sequence ATGAATGCCCGTCTGATCGGCTTTCGGGATTGCCGGCCGCTGGTTCACGAAACCGTGTTCGTCGCCGATACCGCCCGCATCATCGGCGATGTCGAAATCGGCGCCGACACCGGCGTGTGGTTTGGGTGCGTCATCCGCGGCGACGTCAATCATATCCGGATCGGCGCGCGCACCAACATCCAGGACGGCACCACGATACATGTCACGGGCGGGGGACATCCGACGATTATCGGGGATGATATCACGATCGGCCACATGGCCCTGTTGCATGCCTGTACCCTGGAACACGGTTCCTTTGTCGGTATGAAGGCCTGCGTCATGGACGGCGCGGTGGTTGAGACGGGTGCGATGGTTGCCGCCGGAGCGCTCGTGACCAACGGCAAACGCATTCCGGCCGGTCAGCTTTGGGGTGGCAGCCCGGCCCGCTATATGCGGGACCTGACCGACAAGGAACGTGACTATATCCCGGTGTCGGCGCGAAAATATGCCGATCTGGCGGCGACCTATCGCATCTCGTCGTAA
- the rpsI gene encoding 30S ribosomal protein S9 — translation MAEATTLADLQSLGDAAGVTEQPERVQIRDAQGRSYATGRRKDAIARVWIKPGTGKIVVNGKDQAQYFARPVLRMIINQPFEVCERLDQFDIYATVTGGGLSGQAGAVRHGLSWALVRYEPGLHQTLKRAGYLTRDDRRVERKKYGKRKARRSFQFSKR, via the coding sequence ATGGCCGAGGCAACAACTCTCGCCGATCTCCAGTCTCTCGGTGATGCCGCTGGCGTCACGGAGCAGCCGGAGCGGGTTCAGATCCGCGATGCGCAGGGCCGGTCCTATGCCACGGGGCGTCGTAAGGATGCCATCGCGCGCGTCTGGATCAAGCCGGGCACCGGCAAGATCGTCGTGAACGGCAAGGATCAGGCGCAGTATTTCGCTCGCCCCGTTCTTCGGATGATCATCAATCAACCGTTCGAAGTGTGTGAGCGGTTGGACCAGTTTGATATTTACGCCACCGTCACTGGTGGCGGACTGTCGGGACAAGCTGGTGCCGTCCGTCACGGTTTGAGCTGGGCATTGGTCCGGTATGAACCGGGTCTGCATCAGACCTTGAAGAGGGCCGGATACCTGACTCGTGACGACCGCCGGGTCGAGCGGAAGAAATACGGCAAGCGCAAAGCCCGCCGGAGCTTCCAGTTCTCCAAACGGTAA
- the rplM gene encoding 50S ribosomal protein L13, which produces MKTFSAKASEVERKWLVIDAEDVILGRLASVIATRLRGKHKPIFTPHVDCGDHVVVVNAEKVKLTGNKWDDDKFYWHTGYPGGIKSRSKGQILSGRHPERVIQKAVERMIPRGPLGRDVLRKLRVYAGPEHPHEAQTPEILDIASMNPKNKR; this is translated from the coding sequence ATGAAGACTTTTTCCGCCAAGGCTTCCGAAGTCGAACGGAAGTGGCTGGTCATTGACGCTGAGGATGTGATCCTCGGTCGTCTGGCAAGCGTGATCGCGACGCGCTTGCGTGGCAAGCACAAGCCGATCTTTACGCCGCATGTCGACTGCGGCGATCATGTTGTTGTGGTGAACGCCGAAAAGGTGAAGCTCACCGGCAACAAGTGGGACGACGACAAGTTCTACTGGCATACCGGTTATCCGGGTGGCATCAAGTCGCGTTCGAAGGGTCAGATCCTTTCGGGCCGGCATCCGGAGCGGGTGATTCAAAAGGCGGTCGAACGCATGATTCCGCGCGGTCCGCTCGGTCGTGATGTCCTGCGCAAACTGCGGGTTTATGCCGGACCGGAGCATCCCCACGAGGCGCAGACGCCGGAGATTTTGGACATCGCGTCCATGAACCCGAAGAACAAGAGGTAA
- a CDS encoding PaaI family thioesterase — protein sequence MNGPDSPDSGDNEAAAIDGPMFESLIREQVPFIGAYGIRVESLGRGWMTLKLPFGEAFLRPGGSISGPVLFALADVALYGAVMTRIGRADMAVTSSMTINFLHRPPAEAVLATGRLLKLGRRLAYGEVVLSSFESSSDAEPVAHATGTYAIPGN from the coding sequence ATGAACGGCCCTGACAGTCCCGATTCAGGCGACAATGAAGCTGCCGCAATCGATGGGCCGATGTTTGAATCGCTGATCCGCGAGCAGGTTCCTTTTATTGGCGCCTACGGGATTCGGGTCGAGAGTCTGGGCCGGGGCTGGATGACCCTGAAGCTGCCATTCGGCGAGGCATTTCTGCGCCCGGGAGGATCGATATCCGGTCCCGTCCTGTTTGCGCTGGCCGATGTCGCTTTATATGGCGCGGTCATGACTCGCATCGGTCGCGCCGATATGGCGGTGACATCGTCGATGACGATCAATTTCCTGCACCGCCCGCCAGCCGAAGCGGTCCTGGCGACCGGGCGCCTATTGAAGCTGGGCCGGCGGCTGGCCTATGGCGAGGTGGTTCTGTCGTCGTTTGAATCCAGTAGCGATGCCGAGCCGGTCGCTCATGCAACGGGGACCTATGCAATCCCCGGCAACTGA
- a CDS encoding enoyl-CoA hydratase has protein sequence MQQLSDEAAQPVLRADADGIATLTLNRPDARNALSVGMMTALADSLDAAGRDPAVKVVIIAATGPAFCAGHDLKEVRANPGRAFYERLFRQCSDLMMGITRLPKPVIAAVHAMATAAGCQLVASCDLALAGRSARFATPGVNIGLFCSTPMVALSRAVGRKAAMEMLLTGEAIDAEKAVGLGLINRVVDDTDLMTEAGTMAATIASKSPLTLKVGKEAFYRQAEMDLADAYDYTSGVMVRNMMADDATEGIDAFLNKRRPNWSGT, from the coding sequence ATGCAGCAGTTGTCAGACGAAGCGGCGCAGCCCGTATTGCGGGCCGACGCCGACGGCATCGCCACGCTTACTCTCAACCGGCCGGACGCACGCAATGCCTTGTCAGTCGGCATGATGACGGCATTGGCAGACTCGCTGGACGCCGCAGGACGGGATCCGGCGGTCAAGGTCGTGATCATCGCCGCCACCGGACCGGCGTTCTGCGCCGGCCATGATCTGAAAGAAGTCAGAGCGAATCCGGGCCGGGCTTTCTACGAAAGGTTGTTCCGGCAATGCTCCGATCTGATGATGGGCATCACGCGCCTGCCCAAACCCGTCATCGCCGCCGTTCACGCCATGGCCACGGCAGCCGGATGCCAGCTCGTCGCCAGTTGCGACCTCGCCCTCGCCGGACGGTCTGCCCGATTTGCAACGCCGGGCGTGAATATCGGGCTATTCTGCTCGACGCCGATGGTGGCCTTGAGCCGTGCGGTCGGGCGCAAAGCCGCGATGGAAATGCTGTTGACGGGCGAGGCGATCGACGCCGAAAAGGCCGTCGGGCTAGGCCTGATCAATCGCGTGGTCGACGACACCGACCTGATGACGGAAGCAGGCACGATGGCCGCGACGATCGCCAGCAAGTCCCCGCTGACCCTGAAGGTCGGCAAGGAGGCCTTTTACCGCCAGGCGGAAATGGACCTTGCCGACGCCTATGACTATACAAGCGGCGTCATGGTGCGGAACATGATGGCCGACGACGCCACCGAAGGCATCGACGCCTTCTTGAACAAGCGGCGCCCGAATTGGAGCGGAACATGA
- a CDS encoding CoA-binding protein: protein MSSPASTPEQTPVPSSVNHDSYDPKWLAETMASVTSVAMVGASTNTTRPSYFVMKYLLDKGFDVVPINPGAAGGLILGQPVLAALADLPHPVDMVDIFRSSDAAGGIVDEALALPVLPKVIWMQFNVRNDAAAARAEARGVRVVMNRCPKVEYARAHGELGWQGLNSGLISSKRRKIQK, encoded by the coding sequence ATGAGCTCACCGGCATCAACCCCGGAACAAACCCCGGTTCCATCGTCAGTAAATCACGATTCCTACGATCCGAAATGGCTGGCCGAAACAATGGCGTCGGTCACCAGCGTCGCCATGGTGGGCGCGAGCACGAACACGACCCGACCAAGCTACTTCGTCATGAAATACCTTTTGGACAAAGGGTTCGATGTCGTTCCGATCAATCCGGGCGCCGCGGGCGGACTGATCCTTGGTCAGCCGGTCCTGGCCGCACTGGCCGACCTGCCGCATCCGGTCGATATGGTCGACATATTTCGCAGCTCGGACGCTGCGGGCGGCATCGTTGATGAGGCGCTCGCCCTGCCCGTGCTGCCGAAAGTGATCTGGATGCAATTCAACGTGCGAAACGATGCCGCCGCCGCCCGTGCCGAGGCGCGCGGCGTCCGCGTGGTCATGAACCGCTGCCCCAAGGTTGAATACGCCCGCGCCCATGGCGAACTCGGATGGCAAGGACTGAATTCAGGCCTGATATCTTCAAAGCGGAGGAAAATACAAAAATGA